In Rutidosis leptorrhynchoides isolate AG116_Rl617_1_P2 chromosome 2, CSIRO_AGI_Rlap_v1, whole genome shotgun sequence, one genomic interval encodes:
- the LOC139892751 gene encoding small polypeptide DEVIL 22-like, with protein sequence MAALQTKRKGNRITSKCATLVKKQRARIYILRRCATMLVCWYFQGDE encoded by the coding sequence ATGGCAGCTCTACAAACAAAAAGAAAAGGCAACAGAATTACATCAAAGTGTGCTACTTTAGTGAAGAAACAGCGTGCACGTATTTACATCCTCCGTCGTTGTGCCACCATGCTTGTATGTTGGTACTTTCAAGGAGACGAATAG
- the LOC139892752 gene encoding tyrosine-sulfated glycopeptide receptor 1 translates to MMMAPPSSSYLRYVGFLMMIIILLLFPPLTDAACDPRDKASLLSFASNFPTLNWSSSSSSDDDCCFWDGISCDDSGDRVVGLSIPDRGLRGSISPFSFQNLTFLNLSSNFISGPLPDGLLSNNLNLKIVDLSYNRFSGPLPIITSPSSSLKFLNFSSNYFNGTVLQTAGLNNLIALNISNNSLTGPIPPSLCVNSPGLLTLDLSLNDLTENIPSGFSACSNLQVLSLGFNGLTGQIPFDIGGAASLQHLSLPGNYLVGDIVETITNLTKLTTLALFGNKFTGSIPLDIGNLSLLQKLELHINRLNGTLPPSLMNCQNLQLLNLRVNFLTGNLSDFDFSKFSQLTILDLGENQFIGPLPKTIFSCKSLTAIRMATNRLSGEIPIEVLDLPLLSFLSLSNNTITNINKALNTLSTHPKLTTLILSKSFFNETMPNGPIPGFSNLKILALGGCKLFGQIPTWLSSLTNLEVIDLSQNNINGSIPIWLSMKLPNLFYLDLSNNSLTGNFPVELTSLPALSSKQVLDRVNSSYLELPVFVAPQNASYLQYNQLANLPPALYLASNLLSGDIPVEIGRMQSIQILDLSKNNFSGTIPSTLANLTNLEFLDLSYNNLSGGIPSSLRSLYFLSSFNVAHNKLQGAIPTGGQFGTFLNQTYEDNPGLCGPPLQNSCSNTTNSDSGGHGKNKKGPNKKMIVGVIVGICFGVGIIVTCLALWILSKRRILPRGDPDVFHVDMVSFNSSSGIEAPKDTSGVILFPNNAKDINNLTITDILKATEDFSQANIIGCGGFGLVYKATLANGTRLAVKKLTGDMGLIAREFKAELEALSTAQHKNLVSLQGYCVHDGSQLLIYSYMENGSLDYWLHEKTDGATRLDWPTRLKIAQGASCGLAYMHQVCEPHIVHRDIKSSNILLDDQFEAYVADFGLSRLIQPYNTHVTTELVGTLGYIPPEYSQSWIATLRGDIYSFGVVMLELLTGKRPMEVFRPKASRELVGWVQQLRLQGKLDQVLDPTLTGKGFEQEMLQVLDVACMCVNVNPLKRPTINEVVDWLHNVGPNNRIPK, encoded by the coding sequence ATGATGATGGCGCCACCTTCATCCTCCTATCTCCGTTATGTTGGTTTCTTGATGATGATAATCATACTACTTTTATTTCCTCCACTTACAGATGCTGCTTGTGACCCTCGTGATAAAGCATCACTTTTGTCATTTGCCTCCAACTTCCCCACCCTCAattggtcatcatcatcatcttctgatGATGACTGCTGTTTCTGGGATGGAATCTCCTGTGATGATTCAGGAGATCGGGTCGTCGGATTATCCATACCCGACAGAGGTCTTCGTGGTTCCATCTCCCCTTTTTCATTCCAAAATCTCACTTTTCTCAATCTCTCTTCTAATTTCATTTCTGGTCCTCTACCTGATGGACTTCTTTCAAACAACCTTAACCTTAAAATCGTTGACTTGAGTTACAATAGGTTTTCCGGACCCTTACCCATCATCACCTCCCCTTCTTCTTCCCTTAAATTCTTGAATTTCTCCAGCAACTATTTCAACGGCACTGTTCTTCAAACTGCGGGCCTCAACAACTTAATTGCTCTGAATATCAGCAACAACAGCCTCACAGGCCCAATTCCTCCATCTTTATGCGTCAATTCACCCGGCTTACTCACCCTCGACctgtctttaaatgatttaacagaaaacataccTTCGGGTTTCAGTGCCTGTTCTAATCTCCAGGTTTTGAGTCTGGGATTCAACGGTCTTACCGGACAGATCCCCTTTGATATTGGTGGGGCCGCATCTCTCCAACACCTGTCATTACCTGGAAATTATCTTGTGGGAGATATTGTTGAAACAATTACCAATCTCACTAAACTCACCACTCTTGCCCTGTTTGGTAACAAGTTTACTGGTTCAATCCCTCTCGATATTGGTAACCTGTCGTTGTTGCAGAAATTAGAACTTCACATTAATCGTCTCAATGGAACTCTGCCTCCTTCGTTGATGAATTGCCAAAACCTCCAACTGCTAAATTTGAGGGTCAACTTTTTAACCGGCAATCTTTCCGATTTTGACTTCTCCAAATTCAGTCAACTCACCATACTTGACCTTGGCGAAAATCAGTTCATCGGGCCGCTACCTAAAACCATTTTCTCTTGCAAATCACTAACCGCAATTCGAATGGCCACCAACAGACTATCGGGTGAAATCCCAATTGAGGTACTCGATTTACCATTGCTATCTTTCCTCTCCCTTTCAAACAACACCATCACGAATATCAACAAAGCTTTGAATACTCTGAGCACTCATCCGAAACTCACCACTCTCATCCTCTCCAAAAGTTTCTTCAATGAAACCATGCCCAATGGACCCATTCCTGGGTTTTCGAATCTTAAAATCCTGGCGCTTGGTGGTTGCAAGTTGTTTGGTCAGATTCCAACTTGGCTGTCTTCGTTAACCAATCTAGAGGTAATCGATCTTTCTCAAAATAACATCAACGGCTCAATTCCAATCTGGTTGTCGATGAAGCTACCCAACCTTTTTTATCTCGACTTATCCAATAATTCTCTAACGGGAAATTTCCCCGTCGAGCTTACTAGTCTACCAGCACTTTCATCGAAACAAGTTCTTGATCGTGTAAATAGTAGTTACTTAGAACTGCCTGTATTTGTGGCCCCACAAAATGCGTCCTATTTGCAGTACAATCAGCTGGCTAACTTGCCGCCAGCGTTGTATCTAGCAAGCAACCTTTTGAGTGGGGACATACCCGTTGAGATTGGTCGAATGCAGTCGATTCAGATCCTTGATCTCAGTAAAAACAATTTTTCTGGTACCATTCCCAGTACGTTAGCAAACCTCACGAATTTGGAATTTTTGGACCTCTCATATAATAATCTATCTGGTGGGATCCCATCTTCCCTTAGGAGCTTGTACTTTTTGTCATCGTTCAACGTCGCGCATAACAAACTACAAGGTGCCATACCGACCGGGGGCCAGTTTGGCACCTTTTTGAACCAGACGTATGAAGACAATCCAGGGTTGTGCGGTCCTCCCTTGCAAAACTCATGTAGCAATACAACAAATTCAGATTCAGGCGGACATGGTAAGAATAAGAAAGGTCCAAACAAGAAGATGATTGTTGGAGTTATCGTTGGCATATGTTTTGGAGTTGGTATCATTGTGACGTGTCTAGCATTGTGGATATTGTCGAAAAGGCGAATTCTCCCTCGAGGTGATCCAGATGTGTTTCATGTGGACATGGTGTCGTTTAATTCTTCATCGGGGATCGAGGCTCCAAAGGATACAAGTGGAGTCATATTGTTCCCGAACAATGCAAAAGACATCAACAATCTTACCATTACCGATATCTTAAAAGCAACAGAGGATTTCAGTCAAGCAAATATCATCGGTTGTGGGGGTTTTGGGTTGGTTTATAAAGCAACTTTGGCAAACGGGACACGACTGGCTGTGAAGAAGCTGACAGGGGATATGGGTCTGATTGCCCGGGAATTTAAGGCAGAATTGGAAGCGTTATCAACTGCCCAGCACAAGAATTTGGTTTCCTTACAAGGTTACTGTGTACATGATGGTAGTCAGCTGCTGATTTATTCGTATATGGAAAACGGAAGCTTAGATTACTGGCTCCATGAGAAGACTGATGGAGCAACGAGGCTTGATTGGCCAACCAGATTGAAGATAGCTCAAGGAGCAAGTTGCGGACTGGCTTATATGCACCAGGTGTGCGAACCGCATATCGTGCACCGTGACATAAAGTCTAGTAACATTTTACTTGATGACCAGTTTGAAGCGTATGTGGCTGATTTTGGATTGTCTAGATTGATTCAGCCGTATAATACACATGTCACGACTGAATTGGTGGGTACATTGGGATACATACCACCTGAATACAGTCAGTCATGGATAGCCACTTTGAGAGGGGACATATATAGTTTTGGGGTTGTGATGCTTGAGCTGCTTACAGGGAAACGGCCCATGGAAGTTTTTAGGCCAAAAGCATCAAGAGAATTGGTTGGGTGGGTCCAACAACTGAGACTACAAGGGAAACTGGATCAGGTCTTAGATCCGACACTAACTGGTAAAGGATTTGAACAAGAGATGCTGCAGGTTCTTGATGTAGCCTGCATGTGTGTAAATGTAAACCCTCTTAAGAGGCCAActattaatgaagttgttgattggCTTCATAACGTTGGGCCCAACAATCGGATACCAAAATAA